In Drosophila nasuta strain 15112-1781.00 chromosome 2R, ASM2355853v1, whole genome shotgun sequence, a single genomic region encodes these proteins:
- the LOC132784609 gene encoding probable cardiolipin synthase (CMP-forming) translates to MLPAIVFRQMHAGGLHHGAATTLKHVLGVGGNSFVNCLNRYAAATGFIRISFLDINQRRNWDVARLRLYADAKKQSLHLRTLQGRDILQNAIDKQRAEFIERKNFLVDDIREARNKVQERVREKIDEIREERENIMTIPNMLTISRAILSPYIGYVIVQGDYTMGMSLLVIAGITDLLDGQIARRWPSQASKAGSFLDPMADKLLMGSLVISLCYSELLPMWLTGVVVFRDVFLIGAGFVIRYISLPPPKTFSRYFDATHVTAQLEPTFISKVNTGVQLATIGISLGAPIWNYLDHPALHGLWYLTGVTTVAAALSYVINRRDTFKIIHKK, encoded by the exons ATGCTGCCTGCTATCGTTTTTCGGCAAATGCATGCCGGTGGATTGCACCATGGAGCCGCAACAACATTGAAGCACGTGCTGGGAGTAGGCGGCAACAGCTTTGTGAACTGTCTCAATCGCTACGCAGCTGCCACGGGCTTCATACGCATTTCGTTCTTGGACATCAATCAGCGTCGAAATTGGGATGTTGCCCGGTTACGATTGTATGCAGACGCCAAGAAGCAATCTTTGCATCTGCGTACACTACAGGGTCGCGATATCCTGCAGAATGCCATCGACAAACAGCGCGCTGAATTCATTGAGCGCAAAAACTTCTTGGTCGATGACATACGTGAGGCACGAAACAAGGTACAGGAGCGTGTGCGCGAGAAGATTGACGAGATTCGCGAAGAGCGTGAAAACATTATGACCATACCCAATATGTTGACCATAAGCCGTGCAATACTCTCGCCCTATATTGGCTACGTGATTGTACAAGGCGACTACACGATGGGCATGAGTTTGCTGGTCATTGCCGGCATCACAGATCTG TTAGATGGACAGATTGCGCGTCGTTGGCCATCGCAGGCCAGCAAGGCTGGTTCCTTTCTGGATCCCATGGCTGACAAGCTGTTAATGGGCTCCTTGGTCATTTCTTTATGTTACAGCGAACTGCTACCAATGTGGCTAACGGGTGTTGTTGTCTTCCGTGATGTCTTCCTCATTGGAGCTGGTTTTGTTATACGCTACATTAGTCTGCCACCGCCA AAAACGTTTTCGCGGTACTTTGATGCCACCCATGTGACTGCCCAGTTGGAACCAACATTCATCAGCAAGGTCAATACGGGAGTGCAGTTAGCCACCATTGGCATTAGTCTTGGTGCGCCCATATGGAACTATCTTG ACCACCCGGCTCTTCATGGACTTTGGTATCTAACAGGCGTCACAACCGTTGCCGCTGCGCTCAGCTACGTCATCAATAGACGTGacacttttaaaattatacacaaaaaatga
- the LOC132784608 gene encoding uncharacterized protein LOC132784608 gives MVSLCCFVSSREEVMPPSLPIETELDEMPSTSNNTSSNRRRGEKKASNNDVKIKKKKAAVSRAKKSRREEAKKELENLAINLPNRTLPPSEHDDDQNTTGVRKSKRGHIPLCNTWVHTVDDPFFFLYKKPYQRKVYPLPPKPKKKLQINNTDLFVDKPPLASSTPSNEATNVTSSDTKADKQNRKRKQLTGITLSSIAEQPEERSMEFMRQEQLQEQPIETKTSKRGRPKKNDPISSKDIVTPKTLVSSATQTDFEPALECHPTVQSTNSSQNDGFPLNWLRNLNDQPIPKDNSTHQEFKSMKISCASNLQYSKISGLDYAFYGGSDNTIGFIRFQPFQVRGINKAKSKLQFVVFLW, from the exons ATGGTCTCACTGTGCTGTTTTGTTAGTTCGCGGGAGGAAGTGATGCCGCCATCGCTGcccattgaaactgaattgGACGAGATGCCAAGTACAAGTAATAATACGAGCAGCAATCGTCGCAGAGGTGAAAAGAAGGCATCGAATAACGACGtcaagataaaaaaaaagaaagcagcaGTGTCGCGTGCAAAAAAAAGTCGCAGGGAAGAGGCCAAAAAAGAATTGGAAAATCTTGCTATTAATCTGCCAAACCGGACGCTGCCTCCATCCGAACACGATGACGATCAAAACACAA cTGGAGTTCGAAAGTCCAAACGGGGACACATTCCATTGTGCAACACCTGGGTGCACACAGTGGATGATCCTTTTTTCTTCCTATATAAAAAACCCTATCAACGTAAAGTTTATCCCCTACCACCGAAGCCAAAAAAGAAGttacaaattaataacacGGATTTATTTGTGGACAAACCGCCGTTGGCCAGTAGCACACCAAGCAACGAAGCCACCAACGTCACAAGCAGCGACACTAAAGCAGACAAACAGAATCGTAAGAGAAAGCAATTAACCGGAATAACATTGAGTAGCATAGCTGAGCAACCAGAAGAACGTTCTATGGAATTTATGAGGCAGGAGCAACTGCAAGAGCAGCCAATTGAGACGAAAACCTCTAAGCGGGGacggccaaaaaaaaatgatccAATATCTTCCAAGGATATTGTCACACCGAAAACATTGGTCTCTTCAGCAACACAAACAGATTTTGAACCTGCGCTGGAATGTCATCCCACGGTCCAGTCAACAAACTCGTCGCAAAATGACGGATTTCCTCTGAATTGGCTACGAAATTTAAATGATCAACCCATTCCCAAAGATAACAGTACACATCAAGAATTTAAATCAATGAAGATTT cTTGTGCATCCAATTTGCAGTACTCGAAAATAAGCGGACTCGACTATGCGTTTTATGGAGGAAGCGATAACACTATTGGGTTTATCCGTTTTCAACCCTTCCAAGTCCGAGGCATTAATAAAGCTAAAAGCAAATTG CAattcgttgtttttttatggTGA
- the LOC132784607 gene encoding uncharacterized protein LOC132784607 isoform X2, with protein sequence MAKLSDNTMRELDDILNETASYGDRLNEFLKLKTTNKPQNRNTPFVLGGPNYSFNIGDLDVDMVKLSPKPQPKDAEQNSKEIKKNALRDSTNNANAAILQSPPVVEAPASPLFSENAQPSRSLSNSPKRNLRRSGGIPGSDRLRRVAIQRRSRSCGRDLLKEFNDAEPRTSKTQQEETSSASNTMTFIPAISSTPAIDAHAKNSTAASAVAVATEQEEQVGASFKYSQRREEVPLSSTSQRSANANNGTVQRTYTVEMGPEPGQLLLSPSRKSSNSRLHLSPSHSVHNASHRLSNRTYASSPARAEILAPNTPPRVLAHSLRESEFTVPETQPQDGIQQQVLQTMTNSPKAAPFVVIPLACLSPKTKNSIKDQQQSAATSSSPGAALSAAVPKVASRSMQTSDNSRNMKYLNALLTDDDSDDQRELNSLLPLNLAPPGGNTTRQSRLKKPGQRAKSPNMLLDLQTSRTQRQKLLKKSVLNKPSKQPINGEEFAEELARMSNYEILDLRKRNSLGKLNPLNGRRQNPKERQIIEEHIKWELMRRDRDNVSPKKSLSKVPLPTASPCAKSPIPKSTTAISKPTMNPSFRMSPAAAPAGFRDRSMRERRRLRRESEKNALGNDSLDSSPENAYQQISKQQRKRSRRRKSSVSEDEILAICTPPAQFRRSKHKEKEEPSTTSLAEPPADFRRSKSIVQLPDSPTQLRKSKSRHTEDSTVVAEPPPDFRYRSSQGIEDDHSDEDALPQPTAQLRKSRHLEQLETNETVLPEPPEQFRKSKSRHVEQEPEGVSNTSPLQESRIYRSRLRIRDNESPPLEQSVQLRKSKSRHLEQLDIIESNETVISENPQQMRKSKSRRFEQLDIVESNGHCERSKITHLEMHTEEVSALPKPPEEFKRHKSRLRIEDDDSDEAAPPMPASPVQLQKAKSNDKKKNHISIQRIEDDDSDEAAMPDPPAQLQKSKAKHLEQNNIVESYETVLADPPEQFRKSKSRQRHVTIVEPDTSDTENTQPQLQRSMTRQEEQLVAPKSNIDELEMPSLQCVDEVRLNDVDTGPETIINSPPKTFNNNTSHISSREEVMPPSLPIETDLDEMPSTSNNTSSNRRRGKKKKASNNDVKIKKNEAAVSRAKKSRREEAKKELENLAINLPNRTLPPSEHDDDQNTTGVRKSKRGHIPLCNTWVHTVDDPFFFLYKKPYQRKVYPLPPKPKKKLQINNTDLFVDKPPLASSTPSNEATNVTSSDTKADKHNRKRKQLTGITLSSIAEQPEERSMEFMRQEQLQEQPIETKTSKRGRPKKNDPISSKDIVTPKTLVSSATQTDFEPALECHPTVQSTNSSQNDGFPLNWLRNLNDQPIPKDDSTHQEFKSMKISRASNLQYSKISGLDYAFYGGSDNTIGFIRFQPFQVRGINKAKSKLQFVVFYGEFEIETNDLETKTDPKKSELLPTRDTISAGDFLLIKIGTQYNIKNCLDAEGVLLINRCS encoded by the exons AT GGCGAAATTAAGCGACAACACAATGCGCGAGTTGGACGACATCTTGAATGAGACTGCCTCTTATGGGGATCGCTTGAATGAATTTCTTAAACTCAAAACGACCAACAAACCACAGAACAGAAATACTCCATTTGTGCTCGGAGGACCCAATTATTCCTTTAACATTGGCGATTTAGACGTTGACATGGTGAAATTGTCACCAAAACCGCAGCCCAAAGACGCAGAACAGAATTCGAAGgagattaaaaaaaatgcgCTACGCGACTCAACAAACAATGCTAATGCAGCGATACTTCAGTCACCACCAGTTGTCGAAGCACCCGCCTCCCCATTATTTTCGGAGAATGCGCAGCCATCGCGCTCTCTTAGCAACTCGCCGAAGAGAAACCTGCGGCGAAGCGGAGGCATTCCAGGATCAGATCGTCTGCGACGCGTGGCAATACAACGGCGTTCCAGGAGCTGCGGTCGTGATCTGCTTAAAGAATTCAACGATGCGGAGCCTCGAACATCGAAAACC cagcaggaggaaACTAGTTCTGCATCCAACACTATGACTTTT atACCTGCCATTAGCAGCACTCCAGCAATAGATGCACATGCTAAAAATTCAACAGcagcttctgctgttgctgtcgcaaCGGAGCAGGAGGAGCAGGTTGGCGCAAGCTTCAAGTACTCTCAACGACGCGAAGAGGTTCCGCTGTCTTCAACATCACAACGCTCCGCAAACGCAAATAATGGAACTGTTCAACGCACTTATACTGTCGAAATGGGCCCCGAGCCAGGACAATTGCTGCTCTCGCCATCGCGtaaaagcagcaacagtcgtTTGCATCTATCGCCGTCGCACTCGGTTCATAATGCGTCGCACAGATTGTCCAACAGAACATATGCCTCTTCACCAGCTAGAGCCGAGATACTGGCGCCAAATACGCCACCACGAGTGCTGGCGCATTCGCTACGGGAGTCGGAGTTCACTGTGCCGGAAACGCAGCCACAAGATGGTATTCAGCAGCAAGTTCTGCAGACTATGACAAACAGTCCCAAAGCGGCTCCATTCGTGGTCATACCATTAGCATGTCTCAgtccaaaaaccaaaaattcaataaaagaCCAACAACAATCAGCAGCAACTTCATCATCACCAGGAGCAGCTTTATCAGCAGCAGTTCCAAAAGTTGCCAGTCGTAGTATGCAAACTTCTGACAATTCACGTAACATGAAATACTTAAACGCGCTCTTGACTGACGACGACAGCGATGATCAGCGAGAATTGAATTCATTACTACCATTAAATTTAGCACCCCCGGGTGGCAATACAACAAGACAGAGTCGTCTAAAAAAACCGGGGCAACGCGCAAAAAGTCCCAATATGCTGTTGGATTTGCAAACCTCACGGACGCAGCGTCAGAAACTTCTGAAAAAATCTGTGCTCAATAAACCATCGAAACAGCCCATTAATGGCGAAGAGTTTGCCGAGGAATTGGCCAGGATGAGCAATTATGAAATACTTGATTTACGCAAACGTAATTCCCTTGGCAAGTTGAATCCCCTGAACGGTCGGCGCCAGAATCCAAAGGAGCGACAGATCATTGAAGAACACATCAAGTGGGAACTAATGCGACGTGATCGGGATAATGTCAGTCCCAAGAAGTCGCTAAGTAAAGTGCCATTGCCAACAGCATCACCATGCGCCAAGTCACCAATTCCAAAATCGACAACTGCAATCAGCAAACCGACCATGAATCCGTCGTTCAGAATGTCGCCAGCTGCAGCACCTGCTGGATTCAGGGATAGATCTATGCGTGAACGACGGCGTTTACGACGGGAAAGCGAGAAAAATGCATTGGGAAATGATTCCTTGGACAGCTCACCGGAAAATGCTTATCAACAGATATCAAAGCAACAAAGGAAACGTAGCAGACGTCGTAAGTCAAGTGTG AGTGAGGACGAGATACTAGCTATTTGCACGCCACCAGCGCAGTTTAGACGCTCTAAGCATAAGGAAAAAGAGGAGCCAAGCACGACTTCATTGGCAGAGCCACCAGCCGACTTTCGGCGTTCCAAGTCAATTGTGCAGCTACCAGATTCTCCAACGCAGTTGCGCAAATCCAAGTCCAGGCACACAGAAGACTCGACTGTGGTGGCAGAGCCGCCTCCAGACTTTAGATATAGATCTAGTCAAGGGATTGAAGATGACCACAGCGACGAAGATGCACTTCCACAACCGACAGCACAGCTTCGAAAGTCGCGACACTTAGAACAATTGGAGACCAATGAGACTGTTCTGCCAGAGCCGCCTGAGCAATTTAGAAAGTCTAAGTCCAGACATGTAGAGCAAGAACCTGAAGGTGTGTCGAACACTTCACCATTACAAGAGTCAAGAATTTACAGATCTAGATTGCGCATTCGAGACAACGAATCCCCACCTCTAGAGCAATCTGTACAGCTCCGAAAGTCCAAGTCGCGGCACTTAGAGCAACTAGATATCATTGAGTCCAATGAAACTGTGATCTCAGAAAATCCTCAACAAATGCGAAAGTCAAAGTCGAGACGCTTTGAGCAGCTGGATATCGTAGAGTCAAACGGTCATTGCGAACGGTCTAAGATCACACACTTGGAGATGCATACTGAGGAAGTATCTGCACTCCCAAAACCACCCGAAGAGTTTAAGCGACATAAATCTAGACTACGCATTGAAGATGATGACTCCGATGAAGCTGCACCACCAATGCCAGCTTCGCCTGTACAGCTGCAAAAAGCCAAATCTAATGACAAGAAGAAGAATCACATATCTATACAGCGCATTGAAGATGACGATTCGGATGAGGCTGCAATGCCGGATCCGCCTGCACAATTGCAAAAGTCCAAAGCGAAGCATTtagaacaaaataatatagtgGAATCTTATGAAACTGTACTGGCAGATCCACCAGAACAGTTCAGAAAGTCCAAGTCGCGTCAGAGACATGTAACAATTGTGGAACCAGATACGAGTGATACGGAAAATACACAGCCACAGCTTCAGCGTTCCATGACCCGGCAGGAAGAGCAGTTGGTGGCTCCAAAGTCAAACATAGATGAACTGGAAATGCCGTCGTTGCAATGTGTTGATGAAGTGAGATTGAATGACGTAGACACTGGTCCAGAGACAATCATTAATTCGCCACCAAAAacattcaacaacaacacatctCATATTAGTTCGCGGGAGGAAGTGATGCCGCCATCGCTGCCCATTGAAACTGACTTGGATGAGATGCCAAGTACAAGCAATAATACGAGCAGTAATCGTCGCAGAGgtaaaaagaagaaagcaTCGAATAACGACGtcaagataaaaaaaaatgaagcagCAGTGTCGCGTGCAAAAAAAAGTCGCAGGGAAGAGGCCAAAAAAGAATTGGAAAATCTTGCTATTAATCTGCCAAACCGGACGCTGCCTCCATCCGAACACGATGACGATCAAAACACAA cTGGAGTTCGAAAGTCCAAACGGGGACACATTCCATTGTGCAACACCTGGGTGCACACAGTGGATGATCCTTTTTTCTTCCTATATAAAAAACCCTATCAACGCAAAGTTTATCCCCTACCACCGAagccaaaaaagaaattacaaattaataacacGGATTTATTTGTGGACAAACCGCCGTTGGCCAGTAGCACACCAAGCAACGAAGCCACCAACGTCACAAGCAGCGACACTAAAGCAGACAAACACAATCGTAAGAGAAAGCAATTAACCGGAATAACATTGAGTAGCATAGCTGAGCAACCAGAAGAACGTTCTATGGAATTTATGAGGCAGGAGCAACTGCAAGAGCAACCAATTGAGACGAAAACCTCTAAGCGGGGacggccaaaaaaaaatgatccGATATCTTCCAAGGATATTGTCACACCGAAAACATTGGTCTCTTCAGCAACACAAACAGATTTTGAACCTGCGCTGGAATGTCATCCCACGGTCCAGTCAACAAACTCGTCGCAAAATGACGGATTTCCTCTGAATTGGCTACGAAATTTAAATGATCAACCCATTCCCAAAGATGACAGTACACATCAAGAATTTAAATCAATGAAGATTT cTCGTGCATCCAATTTGCAGTACTCGAAAATAAGCGGACTCGACTATGCGTTTTATGGAGGAAGCGATAACACTATTGGGTTTATCCGTTTTCAACCCTTCCAAGTCCGAGGCATTAATAAAGCTAAAAGCAAATTG CAATTCGTTGTTTTTTATGGTGAATTCGAAATTGAAACTAACGATTTGGAAACCAAAACAGACCCGAAGAAAAGTGAACTACTTCCTACACGCGACACTATAAGCGCTGGCGATTTTTTGCTAATAAAGATTG GTACTCAATACAATATCAAAAACTGTTTAGATGCGGAAGGCGTTCTACTTATTAACCGCTG TTCTTGA
- the LOC132784607 gene encoding uncharacterized protein LOC132784607 isoform X1 — protein sequence MAKLSDNTMRELDDILNETASYGDRLNEFLKLKTTNKPQNRNTPFVLGGPNYSFNIGDLDVDMVKLSPKPQPKDAEQNSKEIKKNALRDSTNNANAAILQSPPVVEAPASPLFSENAQPSRSLSNSPKRNLRRSGGIPGSDRLRRVAIQRRSRSCGRDLLKEFNDAEPRTSKTQQQEETSSASNTMTFIPAISSTPAIDAHAKNSTAASAVAVATEQEEQVGASFKYSQRREEVPLSSTSQRSANANNGTVQRTYTVEMGPEPGQLLLSPSRKSSNSRLHLSPSHSVHNASHRLSNRTYASSPARAEILAPNTPPRVLAHSLRESEFTVPETQPQDGIQQQVLQTMTNSPKAAPFVVIPLACLSPKTKNSIKDQQQSAATSSSPGAALSAAVPKVASRSMQTSDNSRNMKYLNALLTDDDSDDQRELNSLLPLNLAPPGGNTTRQSRLKKPGQRAKSPNMLLDLQTSRTQRQKLLKKSVLNKPSKQPINGEEFAEELARMSNYEILDLRKRNSLGKLNPLNGRRQNPKERQIIEEHIKWELMRRDRDNVSPKKSLSKVPLPTASPCAKSPIPKSTTAISKPTMNPSFRMSPAAAPAGFRDRSMRERRRLRRESEKNALGNDSLDSSPENAYQQISKQQRKRSRRRKSSVSEDEILAICTPPAQFRRSKHKEKEEPSTTSLAEPPADFRRSKSIVQLPDSPTQLRKSKSRHTEDSTVVAEPPPDFRYRSSQGIEDDHSDEDALPQPTAQLRKSRHLEQLETNETVLPEPPEQFRKSKSRHVEQEPEGVSNTSPLQESRIYRSRLRIRDNESPPLEQSVQLRKSKSRHLEQLDIIESNETVISENPQQMRKSKSRRFEQLDIVESNGHCERSKITHLEMHTEEVSALPKPPEEFKRHKSRLRIEDDDSDEAAPPMPASPVQLQKAKSNDKKKNHISIQRIEDDDSDEAAMPDPPAQLQKSKAKHLEQNNIVESYETVLADPPEQFRKSKSRQRHVTIVEPDTSDTENTQPQLQRSMTRQEEQLVAPKSNIDELEMPSLQCVDEVRLNDVDTGPETIINSPPKTFNNNTSHISSREEVMPPSLPIETDLDEMPSTSNNTSSNRRRGKKKKASNNDVKIKKNEAAVSRAKKSRREEAKKELENLAINLPNRTLPPSEHDDDQNTTGVRKSKRGHIPLCNTWVHTVDDPFFFLYKKPYQRKVYPLPPKPKKKLQINNTDLFVDKPPLASSTPSNEATNVTSSDTKADKHNRKRKQLTGITLSSIAEQPEERSMEFMRQEQLQEQPIETKTSKRGRPKKNDPISSKDIVTPKTLVSSATQTDFEPALECHPTVQSTNSSQNDGFPLNWLRNLNDQPIPKDDSTHQEFKSMKISRASNLQYSKISGLDYAFYGGSDNTIGFIRFQPFQVRGINKAKSKLQFVVFYGEFEIETNDLETKTDPKKSELLPTRDTISAGDFLLIKIGTQYNIKNCLDAEGVLLINRCS from the exons AT GGCGAAATTAAGCGACAACACAATGCGCGAGTTGGACGACATCTTGAATGAGACTGCCTCTTATGGGGATCGCTTGAATGAATTTCTTAAACTCAAAACGACCAACAAACCACAGAACAGAAATACTCCATTTGTGCTCGGAGGACCCAATTATTCCTTTAACATTGGCGATTTAGACGTTGACATGGTGAAATTGTCACCAAAACCGCAGCCCAAAGACGCAGAACAGAATTCGAAGgagattaaaaaaaatgcgCTACGCGACTCAACAAACAATGCTAATGCAGCGATACTTCAGTCACCACCAGTTGTCGAAGCACCCGCCTCCCCATTATTTTCGGAGAATGCGCAGCCATCGCGCTCTCTTAGCAACTCGCCGAAGAGAAACCTGCGGCGAAGCGGAGGCATTCCAGGATCAGATCGTCTGCGACGCGTGGCAATACAACGGCGTTCCAGGAGCTGCGGTCGTGATCTGCTTAAAGAATTCAACGATGCGGAGCCTCGAACATCGAAAACC cagcagcaggaggaaACTAGTTCTGCATCCAACACTATGACTTTT atACCTGCCATTAGCAGCACTCCAGCAATAGATGCACATGCTAAAAATTCAACAGcagcttctgctgttgctgtcgcaaCGGAGCAGGAGGAGCAGGTTGGCGCAAGCTTCAAGTACTCTCAACGACGCGAAGAGGTTCCGCTGTCTTCAACATCACAACGCTCCGCAAACGCAAATAATGGAACTGTTCAACGCACTTATACTGTCGAAATGGGCCCCGAGCCAGGACAATTGCTGCTCTCGCCATCGCGtaaaagcagcaacagtcgtTTGCATCTATCGCCGTCGCACTCGGTTCATAATGCGTCGCACAGATTGTCCAACAGAACATATGCCTCTTCACCAGCTAGAGCCGAGATACTGGCGCCAAATACGCCACCACGAGTGCTGGCGCATTCGCTACGGGAGTCGGAGTTCACTGTGCCGGAAACGCAGCCACAAGATGGTATTCAGCAGCAAGTTCTGCAGACTATGACAAACAGTCCCAAAGCGGCTCCATTCGTGGTCATACCATTAGCATGTCTCAgtccaaaaaccaaaaattcaataaaagaCCAACAACAATCAGCAGCAACTTCATCATCACCAGGAGCAGCTTTATCAGCAGCAGTTCCAAAAGTTGCCAGTCGTAGTATGCAAACTTCTGACAATTCACGTAACATGAAATACTTAAACGCGCTCTTGACTGACGACGACAGCGATGATCAGCGAGAATTGAATTCATTACTACCATTAAATTTAGCACCCCCGGGTGGCAATACAACAAGACAGAGTCGTCTAAAAAAACCGGGGCAACGCGCAAAAAGTCCCAATATGCTGTTGGATTTGCAAACCTCACGGACGCAGCGTCAGAAACTTCTGAAAAAATCTGTGCTCAATAAACCATCGAAACAGCCCATTAATGGCGAAGAGTTTGCCGAGGAATTGGCCAGGATGAGCAATTATGAAATACTTGATTTACGCAAACGTAATTCCCTTGGCAAGTTGAATCCCCTGAACGGTCGGCGCCAGAATCCAAAGGAGCGACAGATCATTGAAGAACACATCAAGTGGGAACTAATGCGACGTGATCGGGATAATGTCAGTCCCAAGAAGTCGCTAAGTAAAGTGCCATTGCCAACAGCATCACCATGCGCCAAGTCACCAATTCCAAAATCGACAACTGCAATCAGCAAACCGACCATGAATCCGTCGTTCAGAATGTCGCCAGCTGCAGCACCTGCTGGATTCAGGGATAGATCTATGCGTGAACGACGGCGTTTACGACGGGAAAGCGAGAAAAATGCATTGGGAAATGATTCCTTGGACAGCTCACCGGAAAATGCTTATCAACAGATATCAAAGCAACAAAGGAAACGTAGCAGACGTCGTAAGTCAAGTGTG AGTGAGGACGAGATACTAGCTATTTGCACGCCACCAGCGCAGTTTAGACGCTCTAAGCATAAGGAAAAAGAGGAGCCAAGCACGACTTCATTGGCAGAGCCACCAGCCGACTTTCGGCGTTCCAAGTCAATTGTGCAGCTACCAGATTCTCCAACGCAGTTGCGCAAATCCAAGTCCAGGCACACAGAAGACTCGACTGTGGTGGCAGAGCCGCCTCCAGACTTTAGATATAGATCTAGTCAAGGGATTGAAGATGACCACAGCGACGAAGATGCACTTCCACAACCGACAGCACAGCTTCGAAAGTCGCGACACTTAGAACAATTGGAGACCAATGAGACTGTTCTGCCAGAGCCGCCTGAGCAATTTAGAAAGTCTAAGTCCAGACATGTAGAGCAAGAACCTGAAGGTGTGTCGAACACTTCACCATTACAAGAGTCAAGAATTTACAGATCTAGATTGCGCATTCGAGACAACGAATCCCCACCTCTAGAGCAATCTGTACAGCTCCGAAAGTCCAAGTCGCGGCACTTAGAGCAACTAGATATCATTGAGTCCAATGAAACTGTGATCTCAGAAAATCCTCAACAAATGCGAAAGTCAAAGTCGAGACGCTTTGAGCAGCTGGATATCGTAGAGTCAAACGGTCATTGCGAACGGTCTAAGATCACACACTTGGAGATGCATACTGAGGAAGTATCTGCACTCCCAAAACCACCCGAAGAGTTTAAGCGACATAAATCTAGACTACGCATTGAAGATGATGACTCCGATGAAGCTGCACCACCAATGCCAGCTTCGCCTGTACAGCTGCAAAAAGCCAAATCTAATGACAAGAAGAAGAATCACATATCTATACAGCGCATTGAAGATGACGATTCGGATGAGGCTGCAATGCCGGATCCGCCTGCACAATTGCAAAAGTCCAAAGCGAAGCATTtagaacaaaataatatagtgGAATCTTATGAAACTGTACTGGCAGATCCACCAGAACAGTTCAGAAAGTCCAAGTCGCGTCAGAGACATGTAACAATTGTGGAACCAGATACGAGTGATACGGAAAATACACAGCCACAGCTTCAGCGTTCCATGACCCGGCAGGAAGAGCAGTTGGTGGCTCCAAAGTCAAACATAGATGAACTGGAAATGCCGTCGTTGCAATGTGTTGATGAAGTGAGATTGAATGACGTAGACACTGGTCCAGAGACAATCATTAATTCGCCACCAAAAacattcaacaacaacacatctCATATTAGTTCGCGGGAGGAAGTGATGCCGCCATCGCTGCCCATTGAAACTGACTTGGATGAGATGCCAAGTACAAGCAATAATACGAGCAGTAATCGTCGCAGAGgtaaaaagaagaaagcaTCGAATAACGACGtcaagataaaaaaaaatgaagcagCAGTGTCGCGTGCAAAAAAAAGTCGCAGGGAAGAGGCCAAAAAAGAATTGGAAAATCTTGCTATTAATCTGCCAAACCGGACGCTGCCTCCATCCGAACACGATGACGATCAAAACACAA cTGGAGTTCGAAAGTCCAAACGGGGACACATTCCATTGTGCAACACCTGGGTGCACACAGTGGATGATCCTTTTTTCTTCCTATATAAAAAACCCTATCAACGCAAAGTTTATCCCCTACCACCGAagccaaaaaagaaattacaaattaataacacGGATTTATTTGTGGACAAACCGCCGTTGGCCAGTAGCACACCAAGCAACGAAGCCACCAACGTCACAAGCAGCGACACTAAAGCAGACAAACACAATCGTAAGAGAAAGCAATTAACCGGAATAACATTGAGTAGCATAGCTGAGCAACCAGAAGAACGTTCTATGGAATTTATGAGGCAGGAGCAACTGCAAGAGCAACCAATTGAGACGAAAACCTCTAAGCGGGGacggccaaaaaaaaatgatccGATATCTTCCAAGGATATTGTCACACCGAAAACATTGGTCTCTTCAGCAACACAAACAGATTTTGAACCTGCGCTGGAATGTCATCCCACGGTCCAGTCAACAAACTCGTCGCAAAATGACGGATTTCCTCTGAATTGGCTACGAAATTTAAATGATCAACCCATTCCCAAAGATGACAGTACACATCAAGAATTTAAATCAATGAAGATTT cTCGTGCATCCAATTTGCAGTACTCGAAAATAAGCGGACTCGACTATGCGTTTTATGGAGGAAGCGATAACACTATTGGGTTTATCCGTTTTCAACCCTTCCAAGTCCGAGGCATTAATAAAGCTAAAAGCAAATTG CAATTCGTTGTTTTTTATGGTGAATTCGAAATTGAAACTAACGATTTGGAAACCAAAACAGACCCGAAGAAAAGTGAACTACTTCCTACACGCGACACTATAAGCGCTGGCGATTTTTTGCTAATAAAGATTG GTACTCAATACAATATCAAAAACTGTTTAGATGCGGAAGGCGTTCTACTTATTAACCGCTG TTCTTGA